A region of the Crateriforma spongiae genome:
GCAGATACGCCATTCCCAACTTGAATCGAATCGAAGTATCCACGGCGTCGGGAATTTTGCCGCCGGCCGATTGAGCCAACTTCAATGCTTCATCCAAGGTGACGATGGATCGTTTCGTTTCACCCAAACGCAAGTAGATCTCGCCGGCTAAAGCCAAGGGTTCGATTCTCGCCAGACTATCCGGCGGCAACTGCTCGGCCTGCTGCAACAGTTCGTTCAAACGATCCTGTTCACGGTGGGAGTGGGCCGGCCCCACCGCTTCTTTGATCTGCTGCAACAATTGCAGCATCGCTTGGTGTCCGACCGGATCTGCCTGCGATGCGGTTTGTTCGTCCGGTGATCCGCCGCATCCGGCAATCAGCATCGCCAACCCCAACAGACCGGCGCGAACCGCCAAAGCAACCGTGTGGGCTGCACAAACTGCCGCGTGGGGGCACGAATCATTCGACAGCATGACGTACCTGAAAAACGAAAAATGCATCCGGGGCGGAACCCCATCGGCCACCGCCTGCCGTTGATTCTACGATTTCTCCGCCGCTCCACCGCGTCCCAGACCCACGATTTCCAATAATCGCAGGGCATTGGTGGTCGGGGAAACGCCCTGACGCATCTTGTAATCGAAAGTCATTTCTTCCTGACCGTCATCGGTGGTTTGAATCGTTTCACGGAAATGCACGGTGCTGGCCTTTTCGGTCAAACCAGGATCTTCGGCCAACTCCAGATCATGAGTGCTGATCGCGCCGATCGACTGACAGTCGACCAGTCGCTGCAAGACGGTCGCGACGGCGATTTGCCGCTCACGGCTGTTAGTTCCCTGCAAGATCTCGTCCAATAAGAACAACAACGTGCAGTCCCCCGACTTGGCCAACCGCTCGGCCTGTTCGACGACCGAACGCAGTCGATAGAGTTCAGCCATGTAGAACGAAACACCTTCGGCCAAACTATCCGTCACGCGAATACTGGTCCCCAGTTCCAGTGTGGGCAGCGCAAAGTATGTCGCGCAAACGGGCGCACCCGTGGCCGCCAAGACGACATTCAAACCGATGCTGCGCAGCAAAGTGCTCTTGCCAGACATGTTGCTGCCGGTAACCAGCAAAAATGTCCCCGCCGGTCCGACGGTAACATCGTTGCAAACCCGATGCTGATCATCCAACAACGGGTGTCCCAAACGCGTTGCGGAAACTTGTTTGTCAGCGGATGACTGCCAATGGGGAAAGGTCCAATCGGACTGTTCGTCGCAAACGGCGGCCACCGACATCAAAGCCTCCAGGTCACCCAGGGCATCAAACCAATCGCGACAAGCGTTACCGTAATTTTGTTGCCAGTGTTCCAGTCGACGAAGCACTCGGACGTCCCAAAGCCCGAACAGTTGCAGCGGCAAATACAACAAGAACGTGGCCGCCGATTGTTTCAACGCTCCCGCCCGTGCGATCAACGACAAATCATGCATGCCTTGTTTGGCGGACCGTGGTCCGTCCAACACGCGCGACCGGATCGACATGGCCAGTGGCGACGCATCGTTGCCGCCGGGCAACCACTTGGCGTGTTCAAACATCGCCGCGTAACTGGCAACGCTGCGGCGACTGGTCAAAGCGACCGACAAAATCTGGTGCACCGGTGCAAGCAACAGTGCGCCCAGCAACGTGTTCAGCACCGCCAGTGCAAACAACACGATCGCCCCATACTTGGCCAAGTCACCCGAACTGGCAAACACCCATCCGGTCAGCAACAACAAACCGCCCGACAATGCGATGAGCAATGAAACGTTGGCATAGGCATACAACCATCGGCGGGATGAAAGCCAAGACGGTCCCGTCGCCCAATGCTGAAATGCTTCCGGGTCACCCGACATCTGACTGACCTGATGCGCCAAACAGTGAAACTCGAT
Encoded here:
- a CDS encoding MutS family DNA mismatch repair protein encodes the protein MDQQSDRAIDRYQSRWDQLQATLADLDRRDRRIGHVRVGLFLVVLTCGFLAAFAQSSTVFVIAGALFFAMFLAAVIYNEPIRDAIEHHRQQQRVLDRAMARVRRDWVKLEKLSPKVTTADLDLDDHAISTATDLDLFGRASLFRWLSMTETAMGNRALASWLVGRADADVAKARTECAQVLAKQRDERIEFHCLAHQVSQMSGDPEAFQHWATGPSWLSSRRWLYAYANVSLLIALSGGLLLLTGWVFASSGDLAKYGAIVLFALAVLNTLLGALLLAPVHQILSVALTSRRSVASYAAMFEHAKWLPGGNDASPLAMSIRSRVLDGPRSAKQGMHDLSLIARAGALKQSAATFLLYLPLQLFGLWDVRVLRRLEHWQQNYGNACRDWFDALGDLEALMSVAAVCDEQSDWTFPHWQSSADKQVSATRLGHPLLDDQHRVCNDVTVGPAGTFLLVTGSNMSGKSTLLRSIGLNVVLAATGAPVCATYFALPTLELGTSIRVTDSLAEGVSFYMAELYRLRSVVEQAERLAKSGDCTLLFLLDEILQGTNSRERQIAVATVLQRLVDCQSIGAISTHDLELAEDPGLTEKASTVHFRETIQTTDDGQEEMTFDYKMRQGVSPTTNALRLLEIVGLGRGGAAEKS